The following coding sequences lie in one Prosthecobacter vanneervenii genomic window:
- the menB gene encoding 1,4-dihydroxy-2-naphthoyl-CoA synthase: MWTSIKTFKDIKLEKTSDGIAKITINRPKVRNAFRPLTVKEMLEAFDIVHEDRDVGVIILCGEGPLAFCSGGDQKVRGDAGYIGDDGVPRLNILDVQRKIRTIPKPVVAMVAGYAIGGGHVLHVVCDLTIAAENARFGQTGPKVGSFDGGLGSSYLARIVGQKKAREIWYLCRQYDAKQALEMGLVNTVVPLEQLEEETLKWCREMLQHSPLALRCLKAALNADCDGQMGLLDLAGNATLLYYMSEEAKEGKNAYVEKRKPDFSKFPRVP; the protein is encoded by the coding sequence ATGTGGACCTCCATCAAGACCTTCAAGGACATCAAGCTGGAAAAAACCAGCGACGGTATCGCCAAAATCACCATCAACCGGCCCAAGGTGCGCAATGCCTTCCGCCCGCTGACGGTGAAGGAGATGCTGGAGGCCTTTGACATCGTGCATGAGGACAGGGATGTGGGAGTGATCATCCTCTGCGGCGAAGGCCCCCTGGCCTTCTGCTCCGGTGGCGACCAAAAGGTGCGTGGAGACGCTGGCTACATCGGCGATGACGGCGTGCCCCGCCTGAACATCCTCGATGTGCAGCGGAAGATTCGCACCATCCCCAAGCCCGTTGTGGCCATGGTGGCAGGCTACGCCATCGGCGGCGGCCACGTGCTCCATGTGGTGTGCGATCTGACCATCGCCGCCGAAAACGCCCGCTTTGGCCAGACCGGGCCAAAGGTGGGCAGCTTTGACGGCGGCCTGGGCTCCAGCTACCTGGCCCGCATCGTGGGACAGAAAAAAGCCCGCGAGATCTGGTACCTCTGCCGTCAGTATGATGCGAAACAAGCTCTGGAAATGGGCCTGGTGAACACCGTCGTGCCCCTGGAGCAGCTGGAGGAGGAAACCCTGAAATGGTGCCGCGAGATGCTCCAGCACTCCCCGCTGGCCCTGCGCTGCCTCAAGGCCGCCCTGAATGCCGACTGCGACGGCCAGATGGGCCTGCTAGACCTAGCCGGAAACGCCACCCTCCTCTATTACATGAGCGAAGAGGCCAAGGAGGGCAAAAACGCCTATGTGGAGAAACGGAAGCCCGATTTTTCCAAATTTCCGCGTGTTCCTTGA
- the accB gene encoding acetyl-CoA carboxylase biotin carboxyl carrier protein, with product MAKRTKSKPAAPAPSASSSSNDLSHIREIVQLMAGNDVSYFYSERNGAKLELRRGSDLEAVKELLKSLPASSGAPVTYAAAPVAHAPAPAAAAAAPAAAAPAPAASSAPEAVGPTINSPMVGTFYRSSAPGEKAFANVGDHVDENTTVCIIEAMKVMNEIKPEGVRGTIARVLVEDGKPVQYGQPLFELKA from the coding sequence ATGGCCAAACGCACCAAATCCAAACCTGCCGCCCCCGCCCCTTCCGCATCGTCCTCCTCGAACGATCTCAGCCACATACGTGAGATCGTCCAGCTGATGGCGGGGAACGATGTTTCCTATTTCTACAGTGAGCGCAATGGAGCCAAGCTCGAGCTTCGCCGTGGTTCCGACCTGGAAGCCGTGAAAGAGCTCCTCAAGAGCCTCCCTGCCTCCTCCGGTGCTCCGGTAACCTACGCCGCCGCCCCTGTAGCTCACGCCCCTGCCCCCGCGGCAGCAGCTGCAGCCCCCGCCGCTGCCGCTCCTGCCCCTGCCGCATCCTCTGCCCCTGAGGCTGTGGGTCCGACCATCAATTCCCCCATGGTGGGTACTTTCTATCGCAGTTCCGCCCCCGGAGAGAAAGCCTTCGCCAATGTGGGCGACCATGTGGATGAAAACACCACGGTCTGCATCATCGAGGCCATGAAGGTGATGAACGAGATCAAGCCCGAAGGCGTGCGCGGCACCATCGCCCGCGTGCTGGTGGAAGACGGCAAGCCCGTCCAGTACGGCCAGCCCCTCTTTGAGTTGAAAGCCTGA
- a CDS encoding OmpA family protein, which produces MRLKLLLFMLILLPMATGVHAWLFCRDNLPVLTQVAMERLKAAGVRDPVVELRFFDLAVSGEAPDPAARQRALASMRTLVPLRLRPGAEHIVVRASLSGRLEGGTLHLSGWFPQGDEIKKLSRLLADLRPDLKLDTKELHTSAEVSWPEGVKLPLTTTGPMLKPLIDTLRVPAELHIRATEEAIVLSGLLPDITLKAELVAALAEAAAGRVVDPAGLKASPHVLPASFAKPHELAAFVGGYFRVPGPRSFDILSDGIPHLRGTATRQLESVWLALLRPVTGAAKVDVQFTLVPSVYHFPGYHPLSKISPEALKPLRESLHASTILFDAGSASLPPQEQTKLALLAPALLAAGPALGLVIGAHPDPGAPLAAEKALGQARAEAVLSFMVQQGVPAADISATVFDSVPAGSPSAPASPRSVELLVK; this is translated from the coding sequence ATGCGTCTGAAACTGCTGCTTTTCATGCTCATCCTGCTGCCCATGGCCACAGGAGTGCATGCCTGGCTCTTCTGCCGGGACAATCTGCCGGTGCTGACGCAGGTGGCGATGGAGAGGCTGAAAGCCGCCGGGGTACGAGATCCGGTGGTGGAGCTGCGCTTCTTTGATCTGGCGGTGTCTGGAGAGGCTCCCGACCCTGCGGCAAGGCAACGGGCTCTGGCCTCCATGCGCACCCTGGTGCCCCTGCGGCTGAGGCCTGGTGCTGAGCACATCGTGGTGCGTGCCAGCTTGAGTGGCAGGCTGGAGGGCGGCACGCTGCACCTCAGCGGCTGGTTTCCGCAGGGGGACGAGATCAAAAAACTGAGCCGTCTGCTGGCGGATCTGCGTCCGGACCTGAAGCTGGACACGAAGGAGTTGCACACCTCCGCCGAAGTGAGCTGGCCGGAGGGCGTGAAGCTGCCGCTGACCACCACAGGCCCAATGCTGAAACCGCTCATTGACACCCTGCGTGTGCCTGCAGAGCTGCACATTCGCGCTACGGAAGAGGCCATCGTCCTCAGCGGCTTGCTGCCGGACATCACGCTAAAGGCAGAGCTGGTGGCCGCACTGGCGGAGGCCGCCGCAGGCCGTGTGGTGGACCCCGCTGGGCTCAAGGCCAGTCCCCACGTGCTTCCTGCCTCATTTGCCAAGCCACACGAGCTGGCGGCTTTTGTGGGCGGCTACTTTAGAGTGCCCGGTCCGCGCTCCTTTGACATCCTGAGCGATGGCATCCCTCACCTGCGAGGCACGGCCACGCGCCAGCTGGAGAGCGTGTGGCTGGCACTGCTGCGGCCGGTGACGGGGGCTGCCAAGGTGGACGTGCAGTTCACGCTCGTGCCCTCGGTGTATCATTTCCCAGGTTATCATCCTCTATCAAAGATCTCTCCGGAGGCGCTGAAGCCATTGCGTGAGAGCCTGCATGCCAGCACCATCTTGTTTGATGCAGGATCGGCCAGCCTCCCGCCGCAGGAGCAGACCAAGCTGGCGCTGCTGGCGCCTGCGCTGCTGGCCGCTGGTCCGGCACTGGGGCTGGTGATTGGTGCACATCCGGACCCGGGAGCTCCGCTGGCTGCTGAGAAAGCCCTGGGGCAGGCGCGTGCTGAGGCCGTGCTCTCTTTTATGGTGCAGCAGGGCGTGCCGGCGGCTGACATCAGTGCCACCGTTTTTGACTCCGTGCCTGCAGGCTCCCCCTCCGCACCTGCCAGTCCGCGCAGTGTGGAACTCCTCGTCAAATAA
- a CDS encoding alginate export family protein → MRSALLLPALLLLAPPTRGEGIADQLKWNFQARTRAESRNNTFDFNSAKNSVTDDTFVLARVRLGVEWQPDEWVRIALQGQDTREAFSKRPNVPLQNGAEGDDSFDLRLASIEIGKPTGLSVKAGRQVLMYGDERLVGPLEWQNFSRTFDAVKLHYQAQTWWLDAFTSSVVRIRRSQFNVSDWINNSASRNQFFSGLYFSSKAIPFQTTDLYAFHLHEENTAGTSNFVTFGTRHKGDPTKLRGWDYTVELVGQVGQLSGKSLTAYAYHLEGGYNWLKSPWKPRLAIEYSAGSGDSNPNDGHAHTFQNLFPTNHPPYGFMDLFSWQNMQNLALRLAANPTPKTKTTLDFHSFWLTTTGDAWYRANGTTTVRPISPNANSHAGCELDLTVSTKLTPHLDLLLGYSHFFAGAYLAATGPSDDADFGYCMLTLNY, encoded by the coding sequence ATGCGCTCAGCCCTGCTCCTGCCCGCCTTGCTTCTTCTGGCCCCACCGACTCGTGGCGAGGGCATCGCCGACCAGCTCAAGTGGAACTTCCAGGCCCGCACTCGCGCCGAGTCACGCAACAACACTTTCGATTTCAACTCTGCCAAAAATTCCGTCACGGACGACACCTTTGTGCTGGCCCGCGTGCGCCTCGGGGTGGAGTGGCAGCCGGATGAGTGGGTACGCATCGCCCTGCAGGGGCAGGACACGCGTGAGGCCTTCTCCAAGCGGCCGAACGTCCCGCTGCAAAACGGCGCGGAGGGAGACGACAGCTTTGACCTCCGACTGGCCAGCATCGAAATCGGCAAGCCCACCGGGCTGAGTGTGAAGGCTGGCCGCCAGGTGCTGATGTATGGAGACGAGCGCCTCGTCGGCCCGCTGGAGTGGCAGAACTTCAGCCGCACCTTTGACGCCGTGAAGTTGCACTACCAGGCGCAAACGTGGTGGCTGGACGCCTTCACCTCCAGCGTGGTGCGCATCCGCCGCTCGCAGTTCAATGTGTCCGACTGGATCAACAACTCCGCCTCACGGAACCAGTTTTTCAGCGGCCTCTACTTCAGCAGCAAGGCCATCCCGTTCCAGACCACGGACCTGTACGCCTTTCACCTGCACGAGGAAAACACCGCCGGCACGTCCAATTTCGTCACCTTCGGCACCCGCCACAAAGGGGACCCCACCAAGCTGCGCGGCTGGGACTACACCGTGGAACTCGTGGGCCAGGTGGGGCAGCTCAGCGGCAAATCACTCACCGCCTACGCCTACCATCTGGAAGGCGGCTACAACTGGCTTAAAAGCCCGTGGAAGCCACGCCTCGCCATCGAGTACAGCGCAGGCAGCGGCGACAGCAATCCCAACGACGGCCACGCCCACACCTTCCAGAACCTCTTTCCCACCAACCACCCGCCTTACGGCTTCATGGATCTCTTCTCCTGGCAGAACATGCAGAACCTGGCGCTGCGCCTGGCGGCCAATCCCACCCCCAAGACCAAAACCACGCTGGACTTTCACTCCTTCTGGCTGACCACCACCGGAGATGCTTGGTATCGCGCCAACGGCACCACCACTGTGCGCCCGATCAGCCCCAATGCGAACAGCCACGCCGGATGCGAACTGGACCTGACCGTGAGCACCAAGCTGACCCCGCACCTCGATCTCCTCCTCGGCTACTCCCACTTCTTTGCCGGTGCCTACCTCGCCGCCACCGGCCCCAGCGACGACGCCGACTTTGGCTACTGCATGCTGACGCTGAACTATTGA
- a CDS encoding PfkB family carbohydrate kinase — protein sequence MSVVIAGTVALDNVKTPQDAQENLLGGSASYAALAASIFCQPIHLVGVIGHDFPKPHLDMLASRGITLDGLERSEGESFTWTGEYHEDMNNRTTHKVGINVLEQWQPKLPDAAKAAKVAVAANMSPDNQMQMLDQIQADFVTADTMDLWINIANERLHDVLKRIDLLVINDGEAKEFAGTTNLVEAGRKLQAKGPRFVIVKRGEHGSFLFGEKPEEFFACSAYPLHSVFDPTGAGDSFLGGLSGWLAANGKTKPTFEDLKTAVVHGSVTASYTCEAFSTHKLQTVTLKDIAARISELRSFTAF from the coding sequence ATGTCAGTCGTCATCGCAGGAACCGTCGCCCTCGACAATGTCAAAACCCCGCAGGATGCCCAGGAGAACCTGCTCGGAGGTTCCGCCAGCTATGCCGCCCTGGCCGCCAGCATCTTCTGCCAGCCCATCCACCTCGTGGGCGTCATCGGCCATGATTTCCCCAAGCCCCACCTCGACATGCTGGCCTCCCGTGGCATCACGCTGGACGGTCTGGAGCGCAGCGAGGGCGAGTCCTTCACCTGGACCGGCGAGTACCATGAGGATATGAACAACCGCACCACCCACAAGGTGGGCATCAATGTGCTGGAGCAGTGGCAGCCCAAGCTCCCCGACGCCGCCAAAGCCGCCAAGGTGGCCGTGGCCGCCAACATGAGCCCCGACAATCAGATGCAGATGCTGGATCAGATCCAGGCCGACTTTGTCACCGCCGACACCATGGACCTGTGGATCAACATCGCCAACGAGCGCCTGCACGACGTGCTCAAGCGCATCGACCTCCTCGTCATCAATGACGGCGAAGCCAAGGAATTTGCCGGCACCACCAACCTCGTGGAAGCCGGGCGCAAGCTGCAGGCCAAGGGCCCCCGCTTCGTCATCGTCAAGCGTGGTGAGCACGGCAGCTTCCTCTTTGGTGAAAAGCCGGAGGAATTTTTCGCCTGCTCCGCCTACCCGCTGCACAGCGTGTTTGACCCGACCGGCGCTGGTGACTCCTTCCTCGGCGGCCTCTCCGGCTGGCTGGCTGCCAATGGCAAGACCAAGCCCACCTTTGAAGACCTCAAAACGGCCGTCGTCCACGGCAGCGTGACCGCCAGCTACACCTGCGAAGCCTTCAGCACCCACAAGCTGCAAACGGTGACTCTCAAGGACATCGCCGCGCGTATCTCCGAGCTGCGCTCCTTCACTGCGTTCTGA
- the accC gene encoding acetyl-CoA carboxylase biotin carboxylase subunit translates to MFKKVLVANRGEIALRVIRACKELDVKTVAVYSEADVDSMHVHLADEAICIGPGPSTESYLKMSRIISAAEIANVDAIHPGYGFLSEKAEFAEICAQCKIKFIGPSARVISMMGDKNVARETALKAGMPITPGSDGIIHTEEEALEWARKIGYPVMIKASAGGGGRGMRPVLNEATLRSSFQAASLEAMKCFGDGSMYMEKLVEKPHHIEFQVVADSHGNVVHLGERDCSMQRRNQKIIEECPSPKISAKLRKRMGEATVKLCKEIGYENCGTIEFLVDNKCENFYFMEMNTRIQVEHPITEEVYGCDLIKEQIRIAAGLPLSEHVLDAQPRGHAIECRINAEDPARNFAPSPGKINLWYTSGGRGVRVDTHVYSGYSVPPYYDSMIAKLIVTGATRDIAIRRMRRALGEFTIEGIKTTIPLQSKIMTTSDFQNGQYDITWVENFLRQENM, encoded by the coding sequence ATGTTCAAAAAAGTCCTCGTTGCCAACCGTGGTGAAATCGCTCTCCGCGTCATTCGTGCCTGCAAAGAACTCGACGTCAAAACCGTCGCCGTTTACTCCGAAGCCGATGTCGATTCGATGCACGTTCACCTCGCCGATGAAGCTATCTGCATCGGCCCAGGCCCCAGCACCGAGAGCTACCTGAAGATGAGCCGCATCATCAGTGCGGCGGAGATTGCCAATGTGGACGCCATCCACCCCGGCTACGGCTTCCTCTCTGAGAAGGCCGAGTTCGCCGAGATCTGCGCCCAGTGCAAAATCAAGTTCATCGGCCCGTCCGCCCGCGTCATCAGCATGATGGGGGACAAAAACGTGGCCCGTGAGACCGCCCTCAAGGCGGGCATGCCCATCACCCCTGGCTCCGACGGCATCATCCACACGGAAGAAGAAGCCCTCGAATGGGCACGCAAGATCGGCTACCCGGTCATGATCAAGGCCAGCGCCGGTGGCGGCGGCCGTGGCATGCGCCCCGTTCTGAACGAGGCCACCCTGCGCTCCAGCTTCCAGGCCGCCTCCCTTGAGGCCATGAAGTGCTTTGGAGATGGCTCCATGTACATGGAAAAGCTGGTGGAAAAGCCCCACCATATCGAATTCCAGGTGGTGGCAGACTCCCACGGCAATGTGGTCCACCTCGGCGAGCGCGACTGCTCCATGCAGCGCCGCAACCAGAAGATCATCGAGGAGTGCCCCTCCCCCAAGATCTCCGCCAAGCTGCGCAAGCGCATGGGCGAGGCCACCGTCAAGCTCTGCAAGGAGATCGGCTATGAGAACTGCGGCACCATCGAGTTCCTCGTCGATAACAAGTGCGAGAACTTCTACTTCATGGAGATGAACACCCGTATTCAGGTGGAGCATCCTATCACCGAAGAGGTCTATGGCTGCGACCTGATCAAGGAGCAGATCCGCATCGCTGCCGGCCTGCCGCTGAGCGAGCACGTGCTGGACGCCCAGCCCCGTGGCCACGCCATCGAGTGCCGCATCAATGCCGAAGACCCGGCCCGCAACTTCGCCCCCAGCCCCGGCAAGATCAATCTCTGGTACACCTCCGGTGGCCGTGGCGTCCGCGTGGACACCCACGTGTACTCCGGCTACTCCGTGCCGCCATATTATGATTCGATGATCGCCAAGCTCATTGTCACCGGCGCCACCCGCGACATCGCCATCCGCCGCATGCGCCGCGCCCTCGGGGAGTTCACCATCGAAGGCATCAAGACCACCATCCCACTGCAGAGCAAGATCATGACCACCTCGGACTTCCAGAACGGACAGTACGACATCACCTGGGTGGAAAACTTCCTGCGCCAGGAAAACATGTGA
- the hrpB gene encoding ATP-dependent helicase HrpB gives MSSPATLPIFELRQTFTAALLDPALPNLLIKAPTGSGKSTQIPQFVLDSGLLAEGKRCIVLQPRRIAARMLAQRVARERNARLGGEVGYQVRFENITSKETRLSYVTEGVMLRQMLEDPQLERVGCIVIDEFHERHLDGDLVLAFARQLQRTRRPDLKIIVMSATLVPGPLVDFMQPSKLLESEGRTFPVEVHYQAPLQLKTGYPEPIWDQAARACEDLANSPGFSGDMLVFMPGGHEIRKTIAAIQGRSFARGRRVVPLHGELTPQDQDAAVTPGEQPKIIVSTNVAETSLTIEGVRAVVDGGLARTASYDPRRGINTLTVQKISRASAEQRAGRAGRLGPGIAIRLWTQREHLLRPESELPEVQRLDLSEALLALRVLSREPFDWFEPPTPASQSRAENLLHDLGALDHEGRITALGKQMSRFPLHPRFSRMLLAAAQFGCLREATLCAAAAQGRDILLVGKNNASHKNEDLWEHDDITEFQAILRAFIRAEAMNFNPDDCARYGIHATASREAARSADQFLQLAKRSGLPINDEVADPTALARTLLAAFSDHLGVETSTGSRIYRLAGGYSGHLGKDAHIRPPRLIVASEIVEVQGKALTVQLNNCTRIEEEWLRELFPEDFTTGNRAAYDAVNRRVMNLEEVRFRSLVLSSRERGEPDESTAASLLAAEVIAGRLQLTNWNEKVEQWITRVNCLSKWMPDLEIPAIGEEDRHLIIEQVCTGCIAYRQLKDRDIFPALHQWLSHSQRELLDKYAPERYPLKNGKTARIVYDEKQPPSVSAVLQHMYDVNENPKVAAGRISVTVHLLSPAQRPIQTTGDIGRFWREGYPAVKAQLRGRYPKHEWR, from the coding sequence ATGTCCAGCCCAGCCACGCTTCCCATCTTTGAACTCCGCCAGACCTTCACCGCCGCTCTGCTTGACCCGGCGCTGCCCAATCTGCTGATCAAAGCCCCCACGGGCTCCGGCAAGTCCACTCAGATCCCCCAGTTCGTGCTGGACTCCGGCCTGCTGGCGGAGGGAAAACGCTGCATCGTGCTGCAGCCGCGCCGCATCGCCGCACGCATGCTGGCCCAGCGCGTGGCGCGGGAGCGCAATGCCCGACTCGGCGGCGAGGTGGGCTATCAGGTGCGGTTTGAAAACATCACCAGCAAGGAGACGCGCCTGAGCTATGTGACCGAGGGCGTGATGCTGCGGCAGATGCTGGAGGACCCGCAGCTCGAGCGCGTGGGCTGCATCGTCATCGACGAATTCCACGAGCGGCATCTGGATGGCGATCTCGTGCTCGCCTTTGCACGCCAGCTTCAGCGCACACGCCGACCGGATTTGAAGATCATCGTCATGTCCGCCACGCTGGTGCCAGGGCCGTTGGTGGATTTCATGCAGCCGTCCAAGCTGCTCGAATCCGAAGGCCGCACCTTCCCTGTGGAAGTGCACTATCAGGCCCCGCTCCAGCTCAAGACTGGCTACCCGGAGCCGATCTGGGATCAGGCCGCACGCGCCTGCGAAGACCTCGCAAACTCCCCCGGCTTCAGCGGAGACATGCTCGTCTTCATGCCGGGTGGTCATGAAATTAGGAAGACCATCGCCGCAATCCAGGGGCGCAGCTTTGCCCGGGGCCGCCGCGTGGTGCCGCTGCATGGTGAGCTAACGCCACAGGATCAGGACGCCGCCGTCACACCCGGCGAGCAGCCGAAAATCATCGTCAGCACCAACGTCGCAGAAACCTCCCTCACCATCGAAGGCGTGCGCGCCGTGGTGGATGGTGGGCTGGCCCGCACCGCCTCGTATGATCCGCGCCGTGGCATCAATACGCTGACCGTGCAGAAGATCAGCCGCGCCTCCGCCGAGCAGCGCGCGGGACGTGCTGGCCGTCTCGGCCCCGGCATCGCCATACGCTTGTGGACACAGCGCGAGCACCTGCTCCGGCCTGAAAGCGAACTGCCGGAGGTGCAACGCCTCGATTTGAGCGAGGCATTGCTGGCCCTGCGCGTGCTCTCACGCGAGCCTTTCGACTGGTTCGAGCCGCCCACGCCTGCCTCGCAATCCCGTGCCGAGAACCTGCTGCACGATCTCGGCGCGCTCGATCACGAAGGCCGCATTACTGCTCTTGGAAAGCAGATGAGCCGCTTCCCGCTGCACCCGCGCTTCTCCCGCATGCTGCTCGCCGCCGCGCAGTTTGGCTGTCTGCGCGAAGCCACACTCTGCGCCGCCGCCGCACAGGGGCGTGACATTTTGCTCGTGGGCAAAAACAACGCCTCGCACAAAAACGAAGACCTCTGGGAACATGACGACATCACCGAATTTCAGGCCATCCTGCGCGCCTTCATCCGCGCCGAGGCCATGAACTTCAACCCTGACGACTGTGCCCGCTACGGCATCCACGCCACCGCCTCGCGCGAGGCCGCACGCAGCGCCGATCAGTTCCTGCAGCTCGCCAAACGCTCCGGCCTGCCCATCAATGACGAGGTGGCAGATCCCACTGCACTCGCCCGCACACTGCTCGCCGCCTTCAGCGATCACCTCGGCGTGGAGACCAGCACCGGCAGCCGCATCTACCGTCTGGCCGGAGGCTACAGCGGCCACCTTGGCAAGGACGCACACATCCGCCCGCCGCGCCTCATCGTCGCCTCTGAGATCGTGGAGGTGCAGGGCAAGGCGCTCACCGTGCAGCTCAACAACTGCACCCGCATTGAAGAGGAGTGGCTGCGCGAACTCTTCCCCGAAGACTTCACCACCGGCAACCGCGCGGCTTATGACGCCGTGAACCGCCGTGTGATGAACCTTGAAGAAGTCCGCTTCCGCAGCCTCGTGCTCAGCAGCCGCGAGCGCGGCGAGCCCGATGAATCCACCGCCGCCAGCCTGCTCGCTGCGGAGGTCATCGCGGGCCGACTGCAACTCACCAACTGGAACGAGAAGGTGGAGCAGTGGATCACCCGTGTGAACTGCCTCTCCAAATGGATGCCCGACCTCGAAATCCCGGCCATCGGCGAGGAGGACCGCCATCTTATTATTGAGCAGGTGTGCACCGGCTGCATCGCCTACCGCCAGCTCAAAGACCGCGACATCTTCCCCGCCCTGCACCAGTGGCTCAGCCACAGCCAGCGCGAGCTGCTCGACAAATACGCCCCCGAACGCTACCCGCTCAAGAACGGCAAGACCGCGCGCATCGTCTATGACGAAAAGCAGCCGCCGAGCGTGAGCGCCGTGCTGCAGCACATGTATGATGTGAACGAAAACCCCAAGGTCGCAGCAGGCCGCATCAGCGTCACCGTACATCTGCTGTCACCCGCGCAAAGACCGATTCAGACGACGGGAGATATTGGAAGATTTTGGCGCGAGGGATACCCGGCGGTGAAAGCGCAGTTGAGAGGGCGTTATCCGAAGCATGAGTGGCGTTAG
- a CDS encoding outer membrane protein assembly factor BamB family protein, whose protein sequence is MSTRLSVLLLLSTSFTLGAADWPRFRGPNGSGIAPDDKPVPVEWSATKNLKWKTDLPGPGSSSPIVVGDRIFVTCWSGYATDGPQSAGDITALKRHLICVERATGKILWDRSVAAKQPEERYGGMFAQNGYASHTPVSDGKSVFAFFGKSGVHAFDLEGNARWQADVGDWDDRRGWGSASSPVLHGDVLIVPALVESQAMYGFDKITGKQLWKAPSEGFAGTWGTPVLAGADLAIAVPGEVWGFNPDTGKLRWYATGLQSDSVCNSVVTDGSAVFAMSERGGGSVAIKAGGKGDVSATNTLWTGPNGSRIATPVLYDGRLYWISGSIATCRDAKTGSEIYNERIESTGGTSQQGGNQGFGGGGGRRGGGGGGDYASPVVSNGHLYHVSRRGEVLVVKLGPKFELISRNTIEGDTSDHSATPAISNGQLFLRSAKTLYCIGE, encoded by the coding sequence ATGAGCACGCGCCTTTCTGTCCTTCTTCTGCTTTCCACATCGTTCACCCTCGGCGCCGCGGACTGGCCGCGCTTTCGCGGGCCCAATGGCAGCGGCATCGCGCCCGATGATAAACCGGTGCCGGTGGAATGGAGCGCTACGAAGAACCTCAAGTGGAAGACCGACCTGCCCGGCCCCGGTTCATCGAGCCCCATCGTCGTGGGAGACCGCATCTTCGTCACCTGCTGGAGCGGCTACGCCACCGATGGCCCGCAGTCGGCGGGAGACATCACGGCTTTGAAGCGTCACCTCATCTGCGTGGAGCGTGCCACGGGCAAGATCCTCTGGGACCGCTCTGTGGCTGCGAAGCAACCGGAGGAGCGCTACGGTGGCATGTTTGCGCAGAACGGCTACGCCAGCCACACGCCCGTCTCAGATGGGAAGAGCGTCTTCGCCTTCTTCGGCAAATCCGGTGTGCACGCCTTTGACCTCGAAGGCAATGCCCGCTGGCAGGCGGATGTGGGTGATTGGGACGACCGCCGCGGCTGGGGCAGCGCCTCCAGCCCCGTGCTGCATGGAGACGTGCTCATCGTGCCCGCGCTCGTGGAGAGCCAGGCGATGTATGGCTTTGATAAAATCACTGGCAAGCAGCTCTGGAAAGCTCCCTCTGAAGGTTTCGCCGGCACCTGGGGCACGCCTGTTCTCGCCGGAGCGGATCTGGCCATCGCCGTCCCTGGCGAAGTCTGGGGCTTTAATCCCGACACCGGCAAGTTGCGCTGGTACGCCACCGGCCTGCAGAGCGACTCCGTGTGCAATAGCGTCGTGACTGATGGCAGCGCCGTCTTTGCCATGAGCGAGCGCGGCGGTGGCTCCGTGGCCATCAAGGCCGGCGGCAAAGGAGACGTCAGCGCCACCAACACCCTTTGGACCGGCCCCAACGGCTCACGCATCGCCACCCCCGTGCTCTATGATGGTCGCCTCTACTGGATCAGCGGCTCCATCGCCACCTGCCGTGATGCCAAGACCGGCTCCGAGATCTACAATGAACGCATCGAATCCACCGGCGGAACTTCTCAGCAGGGCGGCAATCAGGGCTTTGGCGGCGGCGGCGGACGTCGCGGTGGTGGCGGAGGAGGCGACTATGCCTCTCCCGTCGTTTCCAACGGCCACCTCTACCACGTCAGCCGTCGCGGCGAAGTCCTCGTCGTCAAACTCGGTCCCAAATTCGAACTCATCTCCCGCAACACCATCGAAGGCGACACCTCCGACCACAGCGCCACTCCGGCGATCAGCAACGGGCAGTTGTTTCTGCGCTCGGCGAAGACGCTGTATTGCATCGGGGAGTGA